A portion of the Syngnathoides biaculeatus isolate LvHL_M chromosome 7, ASM1980259v1, whole genome shotgun sequence genome contains these proteins:
- the LOC133503720 gene encoding gastrula zinc finger protein XlCGF57.1-like gives MCKVKMLRELVKQRLNVAVEEIFQLFERTIADYEEELCRTKVENERQREILDAVLQPQVGLPASDIRQVLVESEDEGPTEPSDIKEEDEEDKCTLITVKSEGDSSARRGEENPDRGSPGAEAEGRQADARFAPLSDTDDAVSAFSDSDDAKESSDPKGDDSPFTCSQCGKAFVQRGNLNRHMRTHSGEKPFVCSFCTKSFTRKSDLKVHVQAKHTGEKPFNCDICAKKFSVKKYLMIHMRTHSLDKTFACSACDAGFSTKGELEAHGDGERCGGSPADVAAHSDGERRGGSRAGADDAASRSSETDRPQKTHKGEPPPPAYNAQCICAECGKTFTLKGTLKRHMRTHTGEKPFSCAVCAKSFSTKSDMKTHEETHTDEKPFACTVCGETFSLKQYLRIHMKRHFADKPFSCTVCAKRFFTKAHLKTHMRTHTGEKPFSCEVCGRCFFCKRDVRTHMRTHTGEKPFACPVCKKGFSTKAYVTMHMRTHTGERLFSCDVCHKRFTFKSQVNSHVCTRDKSNKDAEGL, from the exons atgtgcaaagtgAAAATGTTGCGGGAGTTGGTGAAGCAGCGGCTGAATGTGGCCGTCGAAGAGATATTCCAACTCTTCGAGAGAACCATCGCGGACTACGAGGAGGAACTTTGCCGCACCAAAGTGGAGAACGAGCGGCAGCGCGAAATTCTGGACGCGGTCCTCCAGCCTCAAGTTGGATTACCCGCATCGG ACATCCGGCAGGTGTTGGTGGAGAGCGAAGACGAGGGTCCAACGGAACCCTCCGACATTAaagaggaagacgaggaggacAAGTGCACCCTCATCACCGTGAAGAGCGAAGGTGACAGCAGCGCTCGACGCGGTGAGGAAAACCCAGACCGCGGAAGTCCGGGAGCCGAAGCTGAGGGGCGACAAGCCGACGCCCGCTTTGCCCCGCTGTCCGACACAGACGACGCCGTGTCAGCGTTTTCTGACAGCGACGACGCCAAAGAATCGTCGGACCCAAAAGGTGACGACAGTCCGTTCACGTGCAGCCAATGCGGGAAAGCGTTTGTCCAAAGGGGGAATTTGAACAGACACATGAGAACGCACAGCGGAGAGAAACCGTTTGTGTGTTCGTTCTGCACGAAAAGCTTCACCAGGAAGTCCGATTTGAAGGTTCACGTGCAGGCAAAACACACGGGCGAGAAACCCTTCAACTGTGACATTTGCGCTAAAAAGTTCTCCGTGAAGAAATACTTGATGATACACATGAGGACGCACTCTCTGGATAAAACTTTCGCCTGCTCGGCCTGCGACGCGGGTTTCTCGACAAAAGGCGAACTGGAAGCGCACGGCGACGGCGAGCGCTGCGGCGGGTCGCCGGCGGACGTGGCGGCGCACAGCGACGGCGAGCGTCGCGGCGGATCCCGAGCCGGCGCAGACGACGCCGCGTCGCGCTCTTCCGAGACCGACCGCCCTCAGAAAACCCATAAAGgcgagccgccgccgcccgcctaCAACGCGCAGTGCATCTGCGCCGAATGCGGCAAAACGTTCACCCTGAAGGGAACTTTGAAACgacacatgcgcacgcacaccggggagaaacccTTCAGCTGCGCCGTGTGCGCCAAAAGCTTCTCCACCAAGTCCGACATGAAGACGCACGAGGAGACGCACACGGACGAGAAGCCCTTCGCCTGCACCGTCTGCGGCGAGACCTTCTCCCTCAAGCAGTACTTGAGGATCCACATGAAGCGGCACTTTGCCGACAAGCCTTTCAGCTGCACCGTGTGCGCCAAACGCTTCTTCACCAAAGCGCACCTGAAGACGCACATGAGGACGCACACGGGGGAGAAACCCTTCAGCTGCGAGGTGTGCGGCCGCTGCTTCTTCTGCAAGCGCGACGTCAGGACGCACATGCGGACGCACACCGGCGAGAAACCCTTCGCGTGTCCCGTGTGCAAAAAAGGCTTTTCCACCAAAGCGTACGTCACCATGCACATGAGGACGCACACCGGGGAGCGCTTGTTCAGCTGCGACGTCTGTCACAAAAGGTTCACCTTTAAGTCGCAAGTCAACAGCCACGTGTGTACCAGGGACAAAAGCAATAAAGATGCCGAGGGACTTTGA